ttttcatactCAGAGGTTGTCTCCTGGATTTGGTCACGGATCTGTTCTGCCCTCCTGTCAATGTCAGACTTCTTACCCTTACCTTTAAGGAAAAGTGTGTCGTCCTTTGTGATGACAACCTCACCTACTTGGCCGAGGTCAGATTGCTGGAGGTTTTCCAATTGGATTAGGTTAGAATCATCTCCAAAGACTACACCACCAGTGGCAATAGCCATGTCGCTGAGGGTTGCCTTGCGGTTGTCACCAAAGCCTGGAGCCTTGACAGCTGCTACCTGCAGACCAATCTTCAACCTGTTTACTACCAGAGTGGACAGGGCTTCACCGTCAACATCTTCGGCTACAATGACCAGAGGCTTTCTCTGCTGGTTGGCCAGTTCCAGAGCAGGGATGATGGTCTGTACATTGCTAATTTTCTTCTCTGAGAAGAGCACTAGAGCATCCTGGAACTCAACTTTGGCTCCCTTTGATGAGTTGATGAAATATGGTGAAATATAACCTCTGTCGAACTTCATACCTTCAATGATTTCCAGTTCGTCGGTGAGAGTCTTGCCATCCTTGACGGTGATCACGCCGTCCCTGCCGACCTTCTTCATGGCGTCAGCGATGAGCTTGCCGATGGCGGTGTCACCGTTGGCGGAGATGGTGGCGACTTGTGCGATCTCCTCAGGGGTCGTCACCGGCTTCGACATAACCTTCAGTTTGTCTTTTACGGCGTCTACTGCAAGCATGACTCCTCTTCTGATCTCGATAGGGTTGGCACCCTTCGAGATTTTTTCGAAGCCCTCCTTAGCAATAGCCCTAGCGAGAACTGTGGCGGTAGTTGTGCCGTCTCCTGCCTCCTCGTTTGTGTTGTTTGCAACATTTTGTACTAATTTTGCGCCAATGTTCTGGAACTTGTCTTTGAGTTCGACACCCTTGGCAACTGTCACACCGTCTTTTGTAATCTTTGGTGAGCCCCAAGATTGCTCTAGAATCACATTTCGGCCTTTTGGGCCCATTGTGACGGCAACAGCGTCCGCAAGGACGTCTACGCCCTGCAACATGAGGGCTCTTACATCAGCGCCGAACCTCACATCTTTGGCataaaatcttgaaatttgaTGAGCGTTGTGGAATGAAATAGTTTGGCGTACAACGCGTGGTAGGCGCAGCATGTTTGTGTTGATTGGAATGATATTTCAGTACTTCAAAAAGATATCCCAACCTTTATTCTCGAAAATTCTCGCCGGGACCGCACACAAAACGTGATCTTCCGCCGGTTGTAGGTTATGAAAGACTGACGCGCGATTTCTTACTTCATTCAGAATTAAATACTCTATGGTTTTtagaataaatgaaaattttggCTGCCTGTATTTTAATTGTATCTATCTCTTTCGCTCTAATGATAACTCGTACGGTGAAACGAGTACGATATATTTAACGTAGTTATGCAATATCCTTTTTCCATGCTTGCTTTTCCTCTGTTcaaatgtaaagaaaatgttaccatcagaaataattttgtttcttgtCTATGATTATATTTCAAGGAGGCCATTAACTATCGCGTTCCAGCACGTTATATGAAAATAAGAGGATTTTTAGCATTCACACCAAAATGGAAGTCCAAAACACACTGTGGATTgtataaatgtttttaagtaacaGTTTAGTCTTAAATATTCTTGAATGTTAATCAAAAATAGAAAGGTTTTGATTAACTCATTAACTTACCTGTAGTGCAAAAGTTAAGAAGGAACAGCGGGTTTGAATCTGGCAGGGTCAGGAACAGAAAtagcctaatttcaataaataaactattcgtTTTTGAGCTTCGTTGCCCACTTTACTACTTACTAAGAAGTAACGAAATTATAATCCGGTTTTCATTGTATTTCCCAACCCCAACCTCAACTTCCTTGAGCCTCAATATGTCGGTCACAACGAGAATATCTTCCAAAACCCAATATTTCCATCAGGCAACAAAGTTTTCCCACATTTTTGTTCTGTCAAATATGAAGTGTAGTTGGCATTTGTCATTTGGTCGCTTGCTGGTGGTCCGTCCGCGAACACATTTTGTAAAACAGTATCAACAAAAACATGCGGTAATATCTTTTCGAAAGGAATTTGCTTGACTGTTGACCACTTTACGGAAAATCTAATTGTTCACATTGTTTTAATTCTAAAGTGCTAAAAGACTACACAATGGAGAGTTACATAATGGAATTATTTAAAGGGTAAGATATTTTTTGCCATAATAATAACTTCCTCTGACGACTGTTTTAATTTGGTTAATTCGCCGGAACGTCTCTTCGGTAACTCGATACTGATTCATAAACTTAAATTTAAAGATAAGtaataacaaaaagcgataattTCATGAACTAGCTACTTATCGGCTTTCGTATTTTTTTCGCGGAATTTATTTTAGTGTCATTTTATTCAGGTTTTATTATATtcgcaataaataaaactccgcccctaagacgtcCCACTGACCTAATCAACATGTGCTTTTGATGTTATGTTACGTTTCAAAAATTCAATGTTGAATATCGTTATTTCAACACTATAtctttaacttttaaaatagttttgaataaaaaatatcttaaaataacTATGTGCGATATATGCACGTATGCAtgtaaagttattaaaaataaatggcaatgaaattaaattatttgaaaatctaaaattgtagaataaataaataaagtactttctttttttgtaagGTTTTAATAGAGTCTAGTAAATAtctcagataaaaaaaaatgttgtaatgAAAAGTagtgaaaaaaaattaagccaCTTGAAAATCTAAATTCTTTTTTATGCTCtcatagttaaataattttatataccaGATATAATGTCATTATTTAATATTGTGCTactgattatttattatgtgaGTTTCCAAGAAGGTTTGGTATAATTTTGTATGTTCGAAGCAATAGCTTGTACAGGAGTGATGAtagaaattttattatatgtatttaaaaaataaattaccatgaaatatgtatataattacCACACAACACAGGGAATCCTAGTGTAGAATCTAGAGCGTAACCTATATTGTATTATTACTGGCAATAAACGATTTTTCACATTTTCAAAactaattattcaaataatgaaAATTCAAAATGTACCAGTAATGAGCAATAAAGCTTACAGAAAAAACATATGAAACCTTTTCTTGGGTTACCtacaaaattattgttaatttgttACAGGGGTGAGCTTCATGATAATATGATGCTCGGTGTAGGTAACCCTCTTCTGGACATCTCCGTGTCTGttgacaatgattttctgaagAAATATGATCTTAATCCTAATGATGCTGTGATGGCCGAGAAGAAACACTGGCCTCTGTACAAAGAACTTGTTGAGAAGTAAGTATGTGCCATGTAGATAATAGATATAAAGTTATATGGGACCTCCTGCCACTTCAGCTTTTGTTGGAGAAAGCCATTGAGTTTGGCGAGAGCTACACTTGCCAATAGAGATATCTACAGTCAGTGCTTTATTGAGAATAATCATTAGATATCAACTATGGGGCCTGTAGCAGTTTTTAATTTAGAAACATTTCCTAACTCcaattgaaaaatattgcaCAAATTATTTTCTTCCCATTTTAAGTTATAAACACATTAACAACTTTAAACTATAAATGAccacatatttaatttcaacttCCTTAACTAGGTTCACCCCGACGTACATAGCCGGAGGAAGTGTCCAGAACTCGGTTAGGGTCGCTCAATGGATTCTGAAGAGGCCCAAAGTGTGCACATACTTCGGCTGCGTCGGAGACGATGAATACGCTCAGATATTGAGGAGTAAAGCTGAGTgagtatttacattaaaaaaaaaaacactaccaatcaatttttattgttaataatcAAGTTAATATCAAGACGGACTATCAGACTACCTTACGGATACCACCAAACCCTGAAAATAACGAAAGTTCTTAATTCCCATGTAGCTCTTTTTTCGTCTCATGGGCACATTTATTGCGCCATCCAAAATTCATTTTTGCGAAGGTTTAATCAGTTTTAACGTTGATAAAGAAAAGGAAATAGGTTGTTTTAATGCAAAGTCACAAGTGCCTATCTTATGAGATAATTGAAAAAGTAAAGTCACGACGAATATATCGCTTTACGAGTCAAAGGAAGTAAGTAAGTTGATTAGACAGAAGTATCTTTTTAAGTCCAGTATATCTACATAGCGAGATATGCgcgtttaacttttttttacgTATTCAATACGGCCCAAAATATCTTGGAGAGCCTGAAGTTATTTCAGATTTGCCTATAGAAGTCTTCGAAACTGTAGACTTTGTTAATTCTCTCATACAGATAATATTATCATCATATTTATTGACCGTCTCGGGTTTGACCCTAAATTGTAATAACATGGGCACCTTCTGACTGCAAGAAAACAAAAGTTAcatgataattattatgttattattgcTCTTTATCGTAAACGAATATTATAGAGATATTAATTAATCAACGGCTTGTGAAGACCTGGGACTTGATTCTGCTAATTCTACTTAGCGAtatacgattgatatccaactgacattcaatcacgactcaattacgattgaagcatatgAGGAGTTCCGCAAATACTTAAGTTGAGCCGtaattgaattttattcgaattgTAATGGGCTCTCATTTGAATCGTTATATGTGTTGCCATTCAAATTCTACCAAAAGTTGTAATGGCATAATGAACTATTACTTTCATATACTATTAGAAACATATTGTCTGCAatcgatttacgattgcaataggATTGTAGAGTAGGTTACGCTATATATCTACCAATGGCAAACCAATGGAATGTCATTTGAATACGATTGGTCCTATATTATTAGCAGAATGTCCCTTAAGGTAACTGCTATTGATATCCAATTGACATGattaaattagcagaatcaagcCCCTGTTTGTCGaattaaaactgagtttttatctattataatatgtaagtaataataactgGCTTTACGACATTATTTATGCATATTAAATCGCCATGAAACAGAACTACTTGTAACTTGCTACAATACCTAAAACTTTTATAGTAAACGTAGTAATTCAAAGCTTCAGATTACCACTGATATAAGATTTGCCATCTATCATATTCCTAATCTCCGTTAAGTCCAGATAGTGTCAATCAATGGAGCGACAAATACAATTTTCTAACTTTAaagatttgataataattttatcttctCGTAGGCCTCACTGAAATGGTTCAAGGCCGTTACCTACTACTTATAGGCTCCTACTGCCTATCGCATTAAACCGCGAAATATAGCATAGGTTTACTCTTTGATATCGTGGTTTGTGATTTAGTTACAATAACTCTTAAGATTAGAAACAGAGTTATTGATTTCGTATGCCTAAATGTAGTTTTTAAGAGTAAGAATAAATCAACCCGCAAAGTAATTTTGGGCAAAGTTGGTGTGGTTTTCAGAATAATATTATTGGAAAATTTTCTACAAACTCTGATTTGGAATCGGTTCTAATGTCATTTGGCTGTAGAATCCCCTACAACTTTATTCCCATGCCACGCTACAAAAATACTCGACATAACTTTGTGCACAATTTTGGCACGAAATAATATAAACCTCTTATAGATCGTTGCTGAGACAAAAGAAACTCgtgtatatgtacctacatatatgttaAATATCGTGTATATGTATGTCAAATATTATCTACGAGTGCTGATGTAAGAATAAGAAGTATAGCTGGTGATCCCGACTTCCTTCGTGATAAAGTTCACCTCTGCTATCTGTCTCGCAGTTATCTCAAATATCTGTTTGTTCATACAATACAATGCTTACATAGAGTCGCTATGTTCTGATACTATCTTATTCTTTGAAACGACTAGACTTTGTATGTAGGTAGCTGCAAACGtatcttattaaaataaattataatagctTGCGTGGGTACGGAAATGTAGTGGTCTAGTGAAGTAATCCAAATAAAAAGATTGCTTGCTTTGCCGAAGCATTAAAACATACTTTTCAAGTCTGCTCTTATCTACCTCTTTTTGATACCAACTCCTAGTTTTGTTGTTCAGTCTTTTCCCTagattaaatttttaattgatgCCTATTCTATCGAATCAATAAATAAGTCGTACCCTTTAGATACATTTCACCGTAACCGAATGAatggacaaatataaatttagaGAAGAGCACAAAGTACAGAAAACGATAATCTTGAGTCTACATTTCAATTGACGACGTAGTTACCGTGGCTATGAATTTATTAATGGTCATTGCAAACAATAGCGAATTGATACAGTCTCGTGTATATCACAAGACTCTTATAATGCTGAAAAATCAAGGCCAATAATATAATTGTCGCTTAGTGAAACCTACATAATAATCAACATAGGTTACGTGTACGTACGAATAGTACTTGTAAATAATTAACAGCATTATAGAATAGTTAATTAGGATGCGCAGTGTTAATTCTGCAGATACTATGATCTGAGTCGCATCCATCCTTGAGCGCGATTCGCTTTAAGGTTCTCAAAATAAGGTTGATTATTGAATGGCTTATTTTAGTCTCAAGTGGGTAGGTTAGTTACTAACTGCGTATTTAGTTCCGTCTATCTAAAGATCTCTCACTATCCTATATAGATATTTCAATGCTGGCTTGCATTATGATTCAttctaaaaattgtattttcagTTGTTTCGATTTATTTAAGGAGCTATCTACCTAATCGCTAACTCTAAAATGCTACAGAAAGACCGCTGAAAACCTAAATCTGATTCGAACTCAGACAAGGACAATGAATAAGAGCtagttatacaaggtgttgatttgcatttgtgccatagttcaggaggaggacatacaatacgtaaataatcgattggaattacagtagatgggaaataagtaatacgcactgctttttttgtcattgtaatgtcgtggtatttcagaagtaatccaattttatgaatgaaatttatgagtgatcgttgcgtatgctttgtgtttgcgtttgtgtgagggtgcagcacggttttaaggccagtaacatacgcgccaagtttaaataaggctagatgacatttacggaattccgaaaaaaaaattaaagaaaaaaaattacgattttttttattgatttgggtcgagaatcattagcataattacctccttgaatatggcacggatgcaaatcaacagcttgtatatgctACAGGAAAATGCACCAAGACGGGAAAAACTCATACGCATAAGTACCATTTTCCTTTCATAAAGCATTTCCTGCTTCATTCTGTGTTCATGAGTTGACACTTCAGAATGTCGTACCTACCAGCCAAAACGTAGGCTTAATCCGATTAATAGAAATTCTAAGTCTTTAAAGCTGATAAATAGGATTATTACATCGATCGTAAGTAAATAGTTACGATAGTTTCCGAAGGCTTATGACCTTCGATTAAGGACTTTTTCTTTATCTTAGCAGCAAATAAATCTGAGATTATTTGATAATCAGTTGCTGAACttcaaaaaactaaagaaaaatgatgaaaaaaaactCTAGATTAGTTCAGTCAGTAAAGGAAATCTGTGTCAAGaggaaaattataatattcattgcaggtacagtcagcaccaaaagtcgatgaacagaatcaactgtcatgttgattctgttcatcgacttacttttgaaatactcgtgtttaacgacttttgtaagtttctggtgtacagtctattttgtttcctagttgcgactataacttattacattttattgtgaataggtgttttgtcatgttgattctgttcatcgacttttggtgctgactgtacataaaGAACGTGTAAATAATAGGGACCTATTAATATCAAGGCTATTCATTGACATTTATATAAGATAGATaagttttcctttttttatacTGACTCCATCAAACAGTTTTcagcctttttttttcattatttcgtAGACTTTTATAAGTATCACTATGGTGAGAGAGAAGATAtctagaagaagaagaagatatctTTTATTTGGCTCTCACCAAAAACGCAAACAGTGCAATTTTAGCATTAACCACAGGTGTAGAGTCCAAAATCTCAAATAGCAACTTTGATGTCCGCAGAGAAGATGGAGTGAACGTTATGTACCAGGTAACTGATAAGAAGCCGACGGGTACTTGTGCGGTGCTCCTAACGGACCAGGGCAATCACCGGTCCTTGTGCGCGAATCTCGCCGCCGCCCAGGAGTTCACGCCTGACCATGTTCAAAAGCCGGAGACCATGGCCGTCATTGAGCAGGCGAAACTCATTTATGTGTCGGTGAGTCATTAGTCTctactataaagtctgaaatcaccaatccgcattgagtaagcgtggtgattaacgctcaatgcttctccgtatgagaggaggcctgtgcccagcagtgggactataaaaaagGTTGTAATTAGCTGGCTGTATATCTGCAATAACATTGCGCATGGCGCAATCCGGGCATCGAACTTATATATCATCGAAGTTGCGTATTAATcgtattatacttcggccgttcagagaatgcgttcctgacacctatcagttagtcacgactagtgatgggcacaacataacactgagttcgttaccgttccttcaaaatgaaccgccgcattattttaagattattttcgttttaaattggcggaatcatttgttttatattttagttatttaagtggaaaccaaaaaaaggtaatattcatataataaaattgttttatttattctttgttacaagtacattgaattgaatgtgcgaacagaatattaatcagactccgatttgcttgaggaggtggtgtcttcatcatcatcttcgcctacatgtataattatattattatcaataacagaatcaatcctgatatctcggtctaacaaaagccgggtaatcaaataaaaacagatcgaaaacacttgaaaaacgtggtctatgcgcacgaaacgacaacggacgactgttttagcgtcacaaaatggcggcccataacgccatttggggttaccatttttaatctaagtataaaaatgcggtttggtcatagttttatttttatatttcataaaagttataattaagtcttatagtccattattttccaattcttaaaaagaaaatcaaaacgtattattttatattataactgtataagaacagattacgatacttgcctgttatttttagcacagcactacaaaatataaaccgctgacataaccttgtaatagcgcagtatagatttagaaaaatattgtttaccaagttatttgacactcagtttggcacaaaattataacattcattgattattgatataataatgttgttttaatgctcctcaattgttaaaacggtaaacaaccagcaaaaatatttttatcgtaactgcaacgccattgcaaagttacgtcgtcagttcaatcgcgacgtgtcaggaacgcattctctgaatggccgaactataatactcAAGCCATAAgctatttttgaaggtaaagaTAATGGTATCTgtcagtggcgaagggtggtttattgaaatagggaagccgcagcaaaaaaaactgggggggggttCTCAGGAacgggggggagaggtaatggaggtaatttctcagtccaccttttagcactgactgagagactgatagtttgattgaacatgttttctcgaggaattctgcagattattaatatctataaaactttattccataaactactagaatctgagaaaagttggcactagaaacaatacattttatttaatttacaacggcctgttagccattgatatttatcgtatagGAATACATTTCATGTTTCATAAATCCGTCACGACGTTAGTAATTTACCCgtgcggcgtgcccgagttttataacacgtttttattctcaaaacataTCCTTGAAAAACAAGTttcttcctaaagtaaataatctgtcagaaaacagtctaatgcgaccAATCctatcctagttaagttttaaaagtaggtacactaaaaagaaacctgatgcaaacTGTCTACTTACCAAAATAACTCATTTCAACGTAGGTCTCTCTATTTTCACAACACAATACaaacacgaactatgttatttccaaatgatacacaaactcatcatcctccgagcctttttcccaatcataaATGATACAcaaactaataaattcaattaagtaatacaacgaataaattgttaatgatattatctaaaacaaaataagaacaatgagagtgaatttgtctgatttgtttgtttacatgtttgagagctctaagcgctgtcactcgcgcgtagatagatatagctactctactcttgacgcgttctttctcgttcactcgcgagttttgattggctggaagccgctccgtgagccggcttaccgctcgcccatattttgcgaacatcgcgcggcgcggcttggatgacgtcacgcaagcgtagttttgtatggaggggGAAGCCGAGGCGCTTACcggcttgtttagtaggagcaaaatgtttcaagtaatttatacacaatttttttacggtggtaggcgttttgttatacctacatatttaaattgtgtggtttaaatgattatat
This genomic interval from Helicoverpa zea isolate HzStark_Cry1AcR chromosome 18, ilHelZeax1.1, whole genome shotgun sequence contains the following:
- the LOC124638815 gene encoding heat shock protein 60A-like — its product is MLRLPRVVRQTISFHNAHQISRFYAKDVRFGADVRALMLQGVDVLADAVAVTMGPKGRNVILEQSWGSPKITKDGVTVAKGVELKDKFQNIGAKLVQNVANNTNEEAGDGTTTATVLARAIAKEGFEKISKGANPIEIRRGVMLAVDAVKDKLKVMSKPVTTPEEIAQVATISANGDTAIGKLIADAMKKVGRDGVITVKDGKTLTDELEIIEGMKFDRGYISPYFINSSKGAKVEFQDALVLFSEKKISNVQTIIPALELANQQRKPLVIVAEDVDGEALSTLVVNRLKIGLQVAAVKAPGFGDNRKATLSDMAIATGGVVFGDDSNLIQLENLQQSDLGQVGEVVITKDDTLFLKGKGKKSDIDRRAEQIRDQIQETTSEYEKEKLQERLARLASGVAVLHVGGSSEVEVNEKKDRVNDALNATRAAVEEGIVPGGGSALLRCIPELTNLQTANSDQATGVEIVKKALRMPCMTIARNAGIDGSVVVAKVEDLGPEYGYDALNNEYVNMIEKGIIDPTKVVRTALTDASGVASLLTTAEAVICDIPQEKEPNPMAGMGGMGGMGGMGGMM
- the LOC124638860 gene encoding adenosine kinase-like, with product MESYIMELFKGGELHDNMMLGVGNPLLDISVSVDNDFLKKYDLNPNDAVMAEKKHWPLYKELVEKFTPTYIAGGSVQNSVRVAQWILKRPKVCTYFGCVGDDEYAQILRSKAEEDGVNVMYQVTDKKPTGTCAVLLTDQGNHRSLCANLAAAQEFTPDHVQKPETMAVIEQAKLIYVSGFFLAVSPETVMILAKKAHEDGKVFAFNISAPFVLEFYKKPLEDILPYVDILFGNDVEMEGFTKFFGMATGKVELALELAALNKLNPSRGRVVVMTRGPNNVILARDGTTEEVPVTPLAQSQIVDTNGAGDAFTGGFLSQVVRGKSFKDCVNCGIYAAGYIIQQSGCSFQGPSGYCDC